CTTGGCGTTGAAGATCCGGCAGTTTCGCTCCTTTCGTAAAGAACAAAGAGACAACAGAAACAGGCCCCGGCGGCGTATTTGGACATCGTCTGTCTGGCCGTCTCAATGCGGTCAGTCCACCACTCCACCATCGAGCAGGTCGGTTTCCAAGAAGAAGGATCAAAGGACGGGGCTCCAATCCAAATAGCGATTAAGTGCCAAACTAACAGTCGACGAAGATGTGCACTGCCTCTTCCTTAGCGTGAAGACAGAAAGGACACCATTTATAATTGGGAATGTTTTTCCGTTCAAGGAGGTCGACGGTAGGAACCTGTGCTGCACCAAGAGCCAGGCGAAAAATTTGCACTTCTCGAACGCCCAACATTTCCAGAACAGCTGAGAGTACGGTTGCCGCACAAGGCCTTGAAATTGAACGAGATACGCCGACTTGGCAGTATAGGAGCCAGAAGAGCAAAGCTTACACCTGATGTCGAGATACAGCACTGAAGTTACCAAACCAAAAGAACCTTAGCCAGGTCTCTCTCGATCGCGTGCAACACACTGGCCTGCCCGGCTGCCCCTTCCGGCTTCCGTTATCCCGTAGTATGTATCGTTTTCCGTTTCCTTTTTGCGGCCCACGCAATAAGTGACGACGCACGTACGGCTCCACGCAACGTGGCATGCAATAAGTGACCCATAAAACGGCTTCACGGGAGCGGCATGATCCAACCGAACACACACGACTGGCTTCTACGACTACGGATACGAATCTCGTACGGCTGTACTCGCGACTAACCTCGGAGCTAGGCTGTACAGTTCGTAACATTGGATCTTTATTCTTCCTctttttgctttgtttttcaTCATCAGCAGTTAAAATAAATAACGGAAGTAAAGTGATGGTTAGCTGAACATGGGCATAGGCTGGCTTGTTtacttctctctctttttctacTGCAACCAGGAAATGAAAAGGTGACAGAGGACTGTAGCCATCGAAAACAATTAACAGGCCCTGTAAAGCGTGTCCATGAGAGCAGGCTAGCTAGAGGGTCTCTGCCAATTAGCGAGGTGCCTTCAGATCAAGGCAACTTGGCACTGACAGCGTTATTAATCGAATCAAACATGCTATACTAAAGCAAGTTCAGATTATAATCTGCCGCtaatgatgcatgcatgcatgcccggACAAAGCAACAGTGGACATGGTTAGTTGCTGCAGGTTCGTGGCACCCAGTGCAAGATTCAGACAAGTTGACCAGTAAATGGCCTAGCTAATTTGGGAGGGCACAGGAGAAGGTCCAGCGGCCAGAGGTAGACAGATCACTACAGTCCATCCCAAGGGACCACTGCAACCGCAACCAATGACACAGAGCTGGCACACACAGACAGGACAGTAAGTCACAATTACTTTGCCTTAAACAACTGCGCTAATGAGCAAGGAGTAAAGCATTTTAAAAGCACGTCGATCTTGGGAGTTAAGCTGCTGTTGGATCCATAAAAGAACGCAGGGATAAGGGATAACCCATCActtcaagaaggaaaaagaaagctGTTATCCCCCAGGAATGTCAATGCGGTTTGCTGCTTGTCTTGCCTGGCCGTTTTTAACTCGTCTTTTACCTCCTCACTGCAGGTGGCCAGGCTGCAAGTGCAAGttgagcagaggaggaggacaagaTAATTAGTAAACAAAGTAGAATGAAAGGTGGAAGCATTTGGACTGTTGTAGGTTTTCAAGGAGGGAAGCACATGGACTCTCTTGATTCTTGAACACGGTTAGTTATAAAATATTGCTTTGGAAGTGGAGTGACACGTGATCTTTCTCTAGGGAGCTTGCAATTGTTACCAATAAACCCTGCACAGTTCTAATGAGCTTTCAGTAAGTACGAGTACCTTTTTCTGTCACCGCACAGAGAGAATAACATGTGGACAGAGATTTTCTGAAATGCAGCTGTATTCATAAACATTATTATTATCACTGTAGAATGTATCAATTGCAATGCTTACAGGGAGGAGGTGTGTGGGGACACTTGACTTGAGCGTACAGAGCAGGATATGAGTAAGAGGACAGTATACACACACGACAAGTCAAGAACCGAGCCTCTTTAGCAACGGTCTCCACCAGATTGGAAATAAAAAGCCACCACAGGTGGACACCACAGGGCAGGGAAATTGAAAGCAGCAGCTAGCATCAATGGCACCCGGCAAATTCTGAAAATGCCTCCTCAACCAACTCGCTCAGAACCTCCCCACATATCTCCTTGCTGATTTCATCCACCTCCAATCGAAGCGTTTTGGGCCACCCTCTTCCTTCGATCTCCCTGCCGACAACCCAATCTGCTGCCACGCCCACATTGTCTAGCCCATTGACCATATGTGCCTCGTCATCCAAGAGCCAACCTTTCACTAGCTTCCATGCCTCATCGGCTACCAGCTCATCGTCACGAGAGGCAACTCGACGTGCGTTAACAATTGGCCAGGTGCAAGGGTATGCACACCAGAGTCTGCTCTGGCCAATGTCAAGCAGGGCGGCATTGACGGAATCGATGAGGAGTCTCTGGTTTGACCGCCTCTCATCCTCCACTTTGCGTTCCAGGAATTGGTCGACCACATCTGGACCTAGAGGGCAGTCGAGTGAATGCCACTGGACGAAGATATCGTTGGTCTGCTTGTTACAGAAACCAGCGGAAAATAGGATCTTCTCGACGAACTCATACTGTTCTTGCTCATGGCAATCTTCTTTGCTAGAACATGGCACGGCCTCTTCAGAAGAGTCGTCAAATGATAAAGTCCGCGCAACTGATCCAATGGGAAGACATCTTGATAAAGGTTCTGTGAGCATGATAAATAGTGGCGTTAAAGACGAGCTAGTACCATCTGCTATGGCCTAGCCAACACAGATTAAGCGCACATAATTGGTATACTTGCTTTAGCATAACTTTGTATCAGCAGTAATAGCTCATGGTGATACCAATAAGGGTTAATCATGAAGCGCGGCAGTTAGCACACATCAATCAGATTGGCAAAAAATTATTAGACACCACGTGTAATGATGCTTTACCTTGTTTAGCGGTGATTGCGCTTTCTGATGAACCAGGGGACTTTTCATTAGTATCCTCGAATGATGCATCAAGAACTGATGTAGGACTGGGTTGATTCAAGTGGGAATTTCGAATCTCAAATGAGAGTGCTTTccagagagaaattggagcCTGCAAGACATTCTGTCCAAGTTAACAAACCTACCACATTCCAGGTTGAAAAGCTATGTTTAAATTTAGGTAACAAAAATACcttagaagaagaaggcgcctCTGGCTCATTGGTCCGAACTACTGTCGTTGCATAATCAAACTTAGCTTCTAAATTTTCTGAAGAAACATTCTCTTGTAAGCTTGCACAAGCTGGATGTGATACATCCGAGCTATCAACTGCTACATTACTGGCCGAAAGAACTCTGCGGAGAGATGAGGTAAGCTTCTCTTTACCAGCTTTCTTACGCAATGAGAAGAAGCTCGAAATCTTTCCCTTGAGAGATGACTTCCCATTCTTAGGCTTGGCCTCCTCCTTTGGCGTTGTGTGCTCTTTATGTTGAGGATCTGAAGATCTAGCATCAAAACGCAGGCTGTCGAAGGCTGATGAAGAGACTGGAACAGATTTAGACCTTGAAATTTTCTTGATGGACATTTCTCCTTGTCCACCATCAATAGAACAATTTGATGGCACAGCGAGTCTTGGTTCATTGCCACACAACGGTTTGCTGGAATTAGTCACCACTTGATCAGCAACCTCTTCTTTCTTCACATCAGACATGGCAAGCATTTCTCCAAGTGTGCTCAAGCTCCTTCGCACTAGCACCCTTTCTCGGCTAATCTCATTAGAAGATGAACTTGGCCACCTATCAGAGGCATGTTTCTTACCCTCCCTAGCTACATGAGACTCAGGAGAACAAGAAGCGTGGCTTAAAGATGAGCTGAAGTAAGGATTGCTGAACCGATATATGTAATCCCAAGAATGGCGTGATGTTGGACTTCCAATATCTGAACCACTGAAGCTACTGCACTCTTCTTCAGCACGGCCAGAGTATGATCTATCTCGGCTCACCTTGTTTGACGGTATGCTGCCCTGCAAACATTCATCATGCTGATGGCACATGCCATGTACCGACCAGTCTATCTCATCGCTCAAATGCCTTGATACATTAGGAGCTTCAGAATCATCAGGGTTATCATGACCAGTTTCTTGAAACTTCTGCACTGAGGTAATTGCTGAGTTAGGTTTCAAGACCACTATCCGGGTGTGCTGTGGAAGCCTTTCTGCTTTGTAATGACTTGCAGTAGACTTCCTATGAAGCTTGCTTTTATCTGTTCTGCTCCCATTAACTGCATGGTTTTGCTGCCTTCTAATTGCTTTTTCACTCTGCATCTCCACTGATTTGGCAGGTTTCAACACAGTTATCCGCTTCCTCTGGGGTGATGTTGGTGCAGAATGAAATTCATCAGATTGCTTCGCAAACAGTGAGTTAGGTTCTTCAAGAAATCTGAGAAACAAATCcttatttgaattcaaaatctCGAGAGCATCATGGAATTCCTTTGATTGGAGAAGATTCTCATGTGATGCTAGCTGCTTTGCTTCGACGAACTTCTGCCGGACAAGATCCATTCTTTTCTGGTCATGATCTTCATGCGGTCTCCCTCTCCGTGAAGAATCATTGCTCAAATGCTCACTCCTTTGTGGCTGGTATCCAACTTCGTAGACATCCTTATATTCCACACTTTCAACAAAGCTTGTGCGCTTGTCGAATGACAGTTGGTTGTTAACTCTTGCCAAGGTAGTTGATAAATGACCTTCCGGAAATCTCCTCCTGCTGGAAGATTGAACAGGCTTGGGAAGGGCCACAGCTTCATCAAGTCCCATCAGCCTTGCCACAACATTAGTGGTCTTCTGGTTCGAGTCCCCCTCTGCCATCTCCTGCGCTATCAGCATTTTCATGGGCGTAGCACAAGATCTATCagacgagctcctcctcatGCTGCCGGTCACCTGACAACATGGATCATTTAGGTGATCAGCAAACTGTGAACAGTTGAGACTTGACAGTTGACACTGAACAAACAGGTAGTTGCCAGAATGCCAGTAGTATCAAtagctggaaaaaaaaaactctgctTACTGTCTTGAAATCAGCATACTCCTTCCTGTCCGACTGAGTTCCTCTGACCGGAGAACCTGCCAGGAAGGAGAAGATCCATAATTAGTAGGAGATCCCACACCTTCCTAACTGAAGAACCAATCATCAAAGATATTATTTCCCACGAAAATCAACACGGAGTTAATCATGAAGGCAAAAATCATTCAGTTTTGGTAGTTGCATAACGTTACCATCTCTTGTAGCAACCCTGGCGCTGGCTCCAGCGctcaaatcaaacaaattgaTCATTCTTTACTCCCACCACCAGCGGAAACAGCTGCAACGAAAATCGCCTCCACCAAAATTTGGCCAGTGCCTGGAGATGAGAAAACAGCAGGAGTGGAAATAAGTCAGTAAGAATGAGGAACTGCCACAGCTAAAAATAATAACCAAAGCAAGGAAACGAACAAATGTCggaatttttttggaaatttcAGCCGGATTAAAAGCTAAAACCGAGCCACACTGAGGAAAGGTGAGGTAGCAGAGAATTTAAACGATAGGGACGCCATGCTGGCGGGTGCCGCTCATCGTAGCCCGTGAATAGGCACGAACAAACAGCAGCGCAAAAAAGGCAGAAAATAGAGCACGAACGAAAGGGGAGGCCGAGGATGGCAAGATCCCATTCTCCTTCTGCGCCAATTCGCTCCAATTCCGCGTCGAGGAGCCCCGAACGGCAATCCGGCAGCCCAAACGGGCACGGCTTGGCTCAGGCGAAGAGCTCGCAGAGGGGCGGGATCAAGCGTGCAAGGAAGAAGGAAACCAACTAACGAGGCGAGAGAGAAACCAAAAGGCGAAGGTAGCGGGGCACGGACCAGTGTGGACAGTGtggtgcggcggcgagggcgagtcGGCGACGACagccgccggtggcggcggcagcggcagcttcGGGTCGCCGGCAACCGTGGAGGCCCCCCACCGGCGCTGTAGGGAGGGGTGGGAGAGCGAGCGAGGGGACGTGGGGTGGGGTGGGTGGGTGCGCGCGTGCGTGGGTTCTTGAGCTTTTGTATCGTAGCGGATGTGGAGAAAGCGAGGGGAGAGGTTGGTTGTTGGATTAACGGCGAGGAGCTAGCCGGAGCCCGAAGGTGGGAAACGAGAACCATTGCGAAATTTACAATGCACCGGACTACCGGAGATGCTTTTCATCACTCCACGGTggatatttgtttatttatttattcatatTTTTGGAGAAAATAACTTATTCATATTAGAACATGTCCAGCTGTAAATTTTGCTGAAAAAAAGGGCTGTTTGGCAAAGGGTATTATCACGTTCTCATCGACTCCTGCAATTGCACATGTAATATCATTGTACGTACGCCTCCATCGCAAGACGCCATCCTAAAGACACAAAACCTTACAAAAGAGCTACACAAACTACTTGTCAGACGTCGGTTTACCTCATCTCCCGATGCCAACGATTAGAGATGAGAGGAACGgacaaaaaaattgcaacttTGATGGGCCCGCCCTTTAAAATTTTAGCAGCCCTTTCATTGCACGGTACTATAAATATGAAAATTTAGTTGTATTTGTATGCAATATCAACAATTGCAATTCCTACATCTGATCCATCTTCAAGGCTATAATGGCAGTATGATTGTGTGAGAATACGAGTTCTGTTTGGAAatgcttcctccgtcccatattcagtgacttaaatttgtccaaatatgattatatctatatataaaagcgtttagatacatgtaatagaaagtcacttaacatGATACGGAAAGAGTAAATGATAAGATAAGCGACAATAATATATGGCATACGATGTTTCCCTTCCTTTTATTTGGAAGACGGGCATACTCATCTCCCTCCCGCTCTTCTCTATAACCTCTGGAGTCGCTGGACCGTAGCGTAGAGATGCGCGTATAGTTGTGGTATTGTACACCCATGTCGATCGCCGCGTTCAGCTCGGTCTCGCCCGCTCGATCAGAAAATGGACGCGCCGGAGTCCGGACCAACTCTCGCTGGCAGTACCGCATGTCCACATTTGTTGCCGTTTCGACAGTCTCGCGCGCGGACCAATGCGTTTGAACGAGCCGACACGCCCATGAGCAGCTCATCGCGTCAGGCTTTTGTTTTTATCATCGCTCAGTCTCAAGCCCGGATCGAGCGTTTGTGCCGTGGCCCTGTACGTTTGCCTGACTGTCCGCCAAACCGTTGCTGGCTAGCTTTGCTGCCTTCTGCCGTGCGTCCAGCGTCGatcgaccgccgccgctggggtTCATATGTTTCCTTCCTACCGTCACCGGGGATCGATGGTcgtggcagcagcagagcaAGAAGCTGGACCCATCTTTTCACTGAGAGTGCCCCCAGTCTTTTCACTGAGAGTGCCTCCACTGGTCCTTTTGGGTCCGTCCCTCCCATGTACACCGATTCCCTGCCCGAGGCAGTCGGCAGAAACAAAATACTGAGCTTTCGAAGCCAAACGGGGTCGATACATTATTGCTTTGCTAGCCCCGCGCGCTATCGGCTGCATCTGCACTACACCGCACTCCACTGCTTGCTGGACAGCGTGGCGGTGTACGCTACTACGTACACGGTAGTACTACTATATGCTATATGCTCTTGTAGTTGCAGGTCGCTGAGCGGTCGTCGGTCGATGCATTTGGCATTTCCTCCCTTATTTTTTCGAGACGGTCCACGCCACACGGTTTATGCATGCTTTCTTAGGTTGTCTAGAGTACGGCGTACACTCGTTGCGTTTCGGCCAGCTACCTATCTGTCCTCTGCTTTGGCAGAGAAACCAGACCACggctagcggcggcggcggcaccgttTTGACGACGGGTTCAGTCACCCCTCCACCGACCTCGATCTGGGGTGGCAAGTCAGCCTTCGCCGGAAAGAAGAATGCATGTAGGTGTCCCGTCTCCGGTAGGCGATCCGCTCTCGGGGCTGTGCTAAAATCCATTCCCGTCATAGTCCCAGTGCACGCCCAGGTCAGAACGACCTCAGGAAAACGTCAACTCACGTAGAGAGGCCCTAACGTGTAGcttagtagtagtagtagtagtaataAAGAGACCTAATTGTattacccgcaaaaaagagagaCCTAATTGTATTACCCGCAAAGAAAAAGAGACCTAATTGTACATGGTATGATTGGAAATGAAACCCATATGATACCAGAGATAGATCGAGTGTTCTTATAAGTGGAgagtgaatttgtataaaaatctttATTttgggactgagggagtataataATAGAAAAGCCAATGCGATCCAATGCAAATTTGATTACAGACTTGCAGTCGTTACACAAATAGACAATTGCCTGCTTCGCGCAAGCAACAGCATAGTCCTATCGATCAACAGGGGCATCTGTCTGGGATGCAGGAACATCGCAGTCATTTCACAGCAATCAGTTCA
This is a stretch of genomic DNA from Brachypodium distachyon strain Bd21 chromosome 1, Brachypodium_distachyon_v3.0, whole genome shotgun sequence. It encodes these proteins:
- the LOC100833211 gene encoding uncharacterized protein LOC100833211, which produces MINLFDLSAGASARVATRDGSPVRGTQSDRKEYADFKTVTGSMRRSSSDRSCATPMKMLIAQEMAEGDSNQKTTNVVARLMGLDEAVALPKPVQSSSRRRFPEGHLSTTLARVNNQLSFDKRTSFVESVEYKDVYEVGYQPQRSEHLSNDSSRRGRPHEDHDQKRMDLVRQKFVEAKQLASHENLLQSKEFHDALEILNSNKDLFLRFLEEPNSLFAKQSDEFHSAPTSPQRKRITVLKPAKSVEMQSEKAIRRQQNHAVNGSRTDKSKLHRKSTASHYKAERLPQHTRIVVLKPNSAITSVQKFQETGHDNPDDSEAPNVSRHLSDEIDWSVHGMCHQHDECLQGSIPSNKVSRDRSYSGRAEEECSSFSGSDIGSPTSRHSWDYIYRFSNPYFSSSLSHASCSPESHVAREGKKHASDRWPSSSSNEISRERVLVRRSLSTLGEMLAMSDVKKEEVADQVVTNSSKPLCGNEPRLAVPSNCSIDGGQGEMSIKKISRSKSVPVSSSAFDSLRFDARSSDPQHKEHTTPKEEAKPKNGKSSLKGKISSFFSLRKKAGKEKLTSSLRRVLSASNVAVDSSDVSHPACASLQENVSSENLEAKFDYATTVVRTNEPEAPSSSKAPISLWKALSFEIRNSHLNQPSPTSVLDASFEDTNEKSPGSSESAITAKQEPLSRCLPIGSVARTLSFDDSSEEAVPCSSKEDCHEQEQYEFVEKILFSAGFCNKQTNDIFVQWHSLDCPLGPDVVDQFLERKVEDERRSNQRLLIDSVNAALLDIGQSRLWCAYPCTWPIVNARRVASRDDELVADEAWKLVKGWLLDDEAHMVNGLDNVGVAADWVVGREIEGRGWPKTLRLEVDEISKEICGEVLSELVEEAFSEFAGCH